From one Orcinus orca chromosome 10, mOrcOrc1.1, whole genome shotgun sequence genomic stretch:
- the BRPF3 gene encoding bromodomain and PHD finger-containing protein 3 isoform X1 translates to MRKPRRKSRQNAEGRRSPSPYSLKCSPTRETLTYAQAQRIVEVDIDGRLHRISIYDPLKIITEDELTAQDITECNSNKENSEQPQFPVKSKKPSSKGKKKESCSKHASGTSFHLPQPSFRMVDSGSQPEAPPLPAAYYRYIEKPPEDLDAEVEYDMDEEDLAWLDMVNEKRRVDGHSLVSADTFELLVDRLEKESYLESRSSGAQQSLIDEDAFCCVCLDDECHNSNVILFCDICNLAVHQECYGVPYIPEGQWLCRCCLQSPSRPVDCVLCPNKGGAFKQTSDGHWAHVVCAIWIPEVCFANTVFLEPIEGIDNIPPARWKLTCYICKQKGLGAAIQCHKVNCYTAFHVTCAQRAGLFMKIEPMRETSLNGTIFTVRKTAYCEAHSPPGAATARRKGDSPGSLSEAGDEEGLKEGCGEEEEKEEVEEEEEDEGQGGVGGPLKGVSKKNKMTLKQRIKKEPEEVGRDTPSTVPMVTVPQIPSYRLNKICSGLSFQRKNQFMQRLHNYWLLKRQARNGVPLIRRLHSHLQSQRNAEQREQDEKTNAVKEELKYWQKLRHDLERARLLIELIRKREKLKREQVKVQQAAMELELMPFNVLLRTTLDLLQEKDPAHIFAEPVNLSEVPDYLEFISKPMDFSTMRRKLESHLYGTLEEFEEDFNLIVTNCMKYNAKDTIFHRAAVRLRDLGGAILRHARRQAENIGYDPERGTHLPESPKLEDFYRFSWEDVDNILIPENRAHLSPEVQLKELLEKLDLVSAMRSSGARTRRVRLLRREINALRQKLAQPPPPQLASLNKTVSNGELPSGPRGDVAVLEQAPQEEPEDDGDRDDSKMPPPPTLEPTGPAPSLSEQESPPDPPTLKPINDSKPPSRFPKPRKVEEDELLEKSPLQLGSEPLQRLLSDNGINRVSLMTPDTSPAGAPLSGVGRRTSVLFKKAKNGVKLQRSPDRALENGEDHGAVGSPASPTSIEDEQHSRKRPRSRSCSESEGERSPQQGEETGVTNGFGKHTESGSDSECSLGLSGGLAFEACSGLTPPKRSRGKPALSRVPFLEGVNGDSDYNGSGRSLLMPFEDRGDLEPLELVWAKCRGYPSYPALIIDPKMPREGLLHNGVPIPVPPLDVLKLGEQKQAEAGEKLFLVLFFDNKRTWQWLPRDKVLPLGVEDTVDKLKMLEGRKTSIRKSVQVAYDRAMIHLSRVRGPHSFVTSSYL, encoded by the exons ATGAGGAAGCCTCGCCGGAAGTCACGGCAGAATGCCGAGGGCCGGCGCTCCCCATCCCCCTATAGTCTGAAGTGCTCACCCACTCGGGAGACCCTGACATATGCCCAGGCCCAACGGATCGTCGAGGTGGACATTGATGGACGTCTGCATCGTATTAGCATCTATGACCCGCTCAAGATCATCACAGAGGATGAGTTGACTGCCCAGGATATCACCGAATGCAATAGTAACAAGGAAAACAGTGAGCAGCCTCAGTTCCCTGTCAAGTCCAAAAAACCCTCATCCAAGGGCAAGAAGAAGGAGTCCTGCTCCAAGCATGCATCCGGCACTTCCTTCCACCTCCCACAACCCAGCTTCCGCATGGTGGACTCAGGCAGTCAACCAGAAGCACCCCCGCTGCCTGCTGCCTACTACCGCTACATTGAGAAGCCACCTGAAGACCTGGATGCAGAAGTAGAATACGACATGGATGAGGAGGACCTTGCCTGGCTGGACATGGTAAATGAGAAGCGGCGAGTAGATGGGCACAGTTTGGTGTCGGCAGATACCTTTGAGCTGCTGGTGGATCGGCTTGAGAAGGAGTCATACTTGGAGAGTCGAAGCAGTGGGGCCCAACAGTCACTCATTGATGAAGATGCTTTCTGCTGTGTATGCCTGGATGACGAATGCCACAACAGCAACGTCATTCTCTTCTGTGACATCTGCAACCTGGCTGTACACCAGGAGTGCTATGGCGTCCCTTACATCCCCGAGGGCCAGTGGCTATGCCGCTGCTGTCTACAGTCTCCCTCCCGGCCTGTGGATTGCGTCCTCTGCCCCAACAAGGGTGGCGCCTTCAAACAGACCAGTGATGGGCACTGGGCCCACGTGGTGTGTGCCATCTGGATCCCTGAAGTCTGCTTTGCTAACACCGTGTTCCTGGAGCCTATTGAGGGCATCGACAACATCCCACCTGCCCGCTGGAAACTAACCTGCTATATCTGCAAGCAGAAGGGGCTGGGTGCAGCCATCCAGTGCCATAAGGTGAACTGCTACACGGCCTTCCATGTGACGTGTGCACAGCGGGCTGGGCTCTTCATGAAGATTGAGCCTATGCGTGAGACCAGCCTCAATGGCACCATCTTCACAGTGCGCAAGACCGCCTACTGTGAAGCCCACTCGCCGCCAGGTGCCGCCACTGCTAGGAGGAAGGGCGACTCCCCAGGAAGTCTCAGTGAGGCTGGGGACGAAGAAGGGCTGAAGGAAGGctgtggggaggaagaagagaaggaagaggtagaagaggaggaggaagatgaaggCCAAGGTGGGGTAGGTGGCCCCCTCAAGGGAGTGTCCAAGAAGAACAAGATGACTTTGAAGCAAAGGATCAAGAAGGAGCCAGAGGAAGTGGGCCGAGACACACCCTCCACTGTCCCCATGGTCACTGTCCCACAGATACCCTCTTACAG GTTGAACAAGATCTGTAGTGGTCTCTCCTTTCAGAGGAAAAACCAGTTCATGCAGCGGCTTCACAACTACTGGCTGTTGAAGCGGCAGGCACGGAATGGTGTCCCCCTCATACGGCGCCTGCACTCCCACCTGCAGTCCCAAAGGAATGCTGAGCAG CGGGAGCAGGACGAGAAGACAAATGCAGTGAAGGAAGAGCTGAAATACTGGCAGAAGCTCCGGCACGACTTGGAGCGGGCACGGCTGCTGATTGAGCTGATTCGGAAAAGAGAAAAGCTCAAGCGGGAGCAG GTCAAGGTCCAGCAGGCCGCCATGGAGCTGGAGCTTATGCCGTTCAACGTTCTGCTGAGGACAACACTGGACTTGCTGCAGGAGAAGGATCCCGCACACATCTTTGCCGAGCCTGTCAACCTGAGTGAG GTTCCAGATTACCTGGAATTCATATCCAAGCCAATGGATTTTTCTACTATGAGGCGGAAGCTGGAGTCCCACCTGTACGGCACCTTGGAGGAGTTTGAGGAGGACTTTAACCTTATAGTTACCAACTGCATGAAGTATAATGCTAAAGACACAATTTTCCACCGAGCAGCTGTCCGCCTGCGGGACCTGGGAGGGGCCATCCTGCGGCACGCCCGGCGGCAGGCAGAGAACATCGGCTATGACCCCGAGAGGGGCACCCACCTGCCCGAGTCACCCAAATTGGAGGACTTTTACCGCTTCTCCTGGGAAGACG TGGACAACATCCTCATCCCAGAGAACCGGGCCCACTTGTCCCCAGAGGTGCAGCTGAAGGAgctgctggaaaaactggacctGGTGAGTGCCATGCGGTCCAGTGGGGCCCGGACCCGCCGTGTCCGCCTGCTACGCCGGGAGATCAATGCCCTTCGGCAGAAGCTGGCGCAGCCGCCACCACCGCAGCTGGCATCGCTAAACAAGACTGTGTCCAATGGGGAGCTGCCATCAGGGCCCCGGGGGGATGTGGCTGTGCTGGAGCAGGCCCCGCAGGAGGAGCCAGAAGACGATGGGGACAGAG ATGACTCCAAAATGCCTCCCCCACCAACCCTGGAGCCTACTGGGCCTGCGCCTTCCTTGTCTGAGCAAGAATCCCCTCCGGATCCCCCCACTCTGAAACCCATCAATGATAGCAAACCTCCAAGCCGATTCCCAAAGCCAAGAAAAGTGGAAGAAGATGAGCTTTTGGAAAAATCACCTCTGCAGCTAGGGAGCGAGCCCTTGCAACGCCTGCTCAGTGACAATGGCATTAATAGAGTGTCCCTCATGACCCCCGATACATCCCCCGCAGGTGCCCCACTCAGTGGCGTGGGCCGTCGCACATCAGTCCTCTTCAAGAAGGCCAAGAACGGGGTTAAACTACAGAGGAGCCCAGACAGGGCCCTGGAGAACGGCGAGGACCATGGCGCAGTGGGCTCTCCTGCGTCTCCCACCAGCATCGAGGATGAACAGCACTCCCGGAAGCGGCCGAGGAGCAGGAGCTGTAGTGAGAGCGAAGGGGAGAGGTCCCCCCAGCAGGGGGAAGAGACAG GTGTGACCAACGGCTTTGGAAAACACACTGAAAGCGGGTCTGACTCAGAATGTAGTTTGGGTCTCAGTGGTGGACTGGCATTTGAAGCTTGCAG TGGTCTGACACCCCCCAAACGCAGCCGAGGGAAGCCAGCCCTGTCTCGAGTGCCCTTCCTGGAAGGTGTGAATGGAGACTCTGACTACAACGGCTCAG gcagaaGCCTCCTGATGCCCTTTGAAGACCGTGGAGACCTGGAGCCCCTGGAGCTGGTGTGGGCCAAGTGCCGAGGTTATCCCTCCTACCCCGCCTTG
- the BRPF3 gene encoding bromodomain and PHD finger-containing protein 3 isoform X4, which translates to MRKPRRKSRQNAEGRRSPSPYSLKCSPTRETLTYAQAQRIVEVDIDGRLHRISIYDPLKIITEDELTAQDITECNSNKENSEQPQFPVKSKKPSSKGKKKESCSKHASGTSFHLPQPSFRMVDSGSQPEAPPLPAAYYRYIEKPPEDLDAEVEYDMDEEDLAWLDMVNEKRRVDGHSLVSADTFELLVDRLEKESYLESRSSGAQQSLIDEDAFCCVCLDDECHNSNVILFCDICNLAVHQECYGVPYIPEGQWLCRCCLQSPSRPVDCVLCPNKGGAFKQTSDGHWAHVVCAIWIPEVCFANTVFLEPIEGIDNIPPARWKLTCYICKQKGLGAAIQCHKVNCYTAFHVTCAQRAGLFMKIEPMRETSLNGTIFTVRKTAYCEAHSPPGAATARRKGDSPGSLSEAGDEEGLKEGCGEEEEKEEVEEEEEDEGQGGVGGPLKGVSKKNKMTLKQRIKKEPEEVGRDTPSTVPMVTVPQIPSYRLNKICSGLSFQRKNQFMQRLHNYWLLKRQARNGVPLIRRLHSHLQSQRNAEQREQDEKTNAVKEELKYWQKLRHDLERARLLIELIRKREKLKREQVKVQQAAMELELMPFNVLLRTTLDLLQEKDPAHIFAEPVNLSEVPDYLEFISKPMDFSTMRRKLESHLYGTLEEFEEDFNLIVTNCMKYNAKDTIFHRAAVRLRDLGGAILRHARRQAENIGYDPERGTHLPESPKLEDFYRFSWEDVDNILIPENRAHLSPEVQLKELLEKLDLVSAMRSSGARTRRVRLLRREINALRQKLAQPPPPQLASLNKTVSNGELPSGPRGDVAVLEQAPQEEPEDDGDRDDSKMPPPPTLEPTGPAPSLSEQESPPDPPTLKPINDSKPPSRFPKPRKVEEDELLEKSPLQLGSEPLQRLLSDNGINRVSLMTPDTSPAGAPLSGVGRRTSVLFKKAKNGVKLQRSPDRALENGEDHGAVGSPASPTSIEDEQHSRKRPRSRSCSESEGERSPQQGEETGVTNGFGKHTESGSDSECSLGLSGGLAFEACSGLTPPKRSRGKPALSRVPFLEGVNGDSDYNGSDHRSQDAPGGPSAQWRPHPRPPTGCAEAGRAETGRGWREALPCPLL; encoded by the exons ATGAGGAAGCCTCGCCGGAAGTCACGGCAGAATGCCGAGGGCCGGCGCTCCCCATCCCCCTATAGTCTGAAGTGCTCACCCACTCGGGAGACCCTGACATATGCCCAGGCCCAACGGATCGTCGAGGTGGACATTGATGGACGTCTGCATCGTATTAGCATCTATGACCCGCTCAAGATCATCACAGAGGATGAGTTGACTGCCCAGGATATCACCGAATGCAATAGTAACAAGGAAAACAGTGAGCAGCCTCAGTTCCCTGTCAAGTCCAAAAAACCCTCATCCAAGGGCAAGAAGAAGGAGTCCTGCTCCAAGCATGCATCCGGCACTTCCTTCCACCTCCCACAACCCAGCTTCCGCATGGTGGACTCAGGCAGTCAACCAGAAGCACCCCCGCTGCCTGCTGCCTACTACCGCTACATTGAGAAGCCACCTGAAGACCTGGATGCAGAAGTAGAATACGACATGGATGAGGAGGACCTTGCCTGGCTGGACATGGTAAATGAGAAGCGGCGAGTAGATGGGCACAGTTTGGTGTCGGCAGATACCTTTGAGCTGCTGGTGGATCGGCTTGAGAAGGAGTCATACTTGGAGAGTCGAAGCAGTGGGGCCCAACAGTCACTCATTGATGAAGATGCTTTCTGCTGTGTATGCCTGGATGACGAATGCCACAACAGCAACGTCATTCTCTTCTGTGACATCTGCAACCTGGCTGTACACCAGGAGTGCTATGGCGTCCCTTACATCCCCGAGGGCCAGTGGCTATGCCGCTGCTGTCTACAGTCTCCCTCCCGGCCTGTGGATTGCGTCCTCTGCCCCAACAAGGGTGGCGCCTTCAAACAGACCAGTGATGGGCACTGGGCCCACGTGGTGTGTGCCATCTGGATCCCTGAAGTCTGCTTTGCTAACACCGTGTTCCTGGAGCCTATTGAGGGCATCGACAACATCCCACCTGCCCGCTGGAAACTAACCTGCTATATCTGCAAGCAGAAGGGGCTGGGTGCAGCCATCCAGTGCCATAAGGTGAACTGCTACACGGCCTTCCATGTGACGTGTGCACAGCGGGCTGGGCTCTTCATGAAGATTGAGCCTATGCGTGAGACCAGCCTCAATGGCACCATCTTCACAGTGCGCAAGACCGCCTACTGTGAAGCCCACTCGCCGCCAGGTGCCGCCACTGCTAGGAGGAAGGGCGACTCCCCAGGAAGTCTCAGTGAGGCTGGGGACGAAGAAGGGCTGAAGGAAGGctgtggggaggaagaagagaaggaagaggtagaagaggaggaggaagatgaaggCCAAGGTGGGGTAGGTGGCCCCCTCAAGGGAGTGTCCAAGAAGAACAAGATGACTTTGAAGCAAAGGATCAAGAAGGAGCCAGAGGAAGTGGGCCGAGACACACCCTCCACTGTCCCCATGGTCACTGTCCCACAGATACCCTCTTACAG GTTGAACAAGATCTGTAGTGGTCTCTCCTTTCAGAGGAAAAACCAGTTCATGCAGCGGCTTCACAACTACTGGCTGTTGAAGCGGCAGGCACGGAATGGTGTCCCCCTCATACGGCGCCTGCACTCCCACCTGCAGTCCCAAAGGAATGCTGAGCAG CGGGAGCAGGACGAGAAGACAAATGCAGTGAAGGAAGAGCTGAAATACTGGCAGAAGCTCCGGCACGACTTGGAGCGGGCACGGCTGCTGATTGAGCTGATTCGGAAAAGAGAAAAGCTCAAGCGGGAGCAG GTCAAGGTCCAGCAGGCCGCCATGGAGCTGGAGCTTATGCCGTTCAACGTTCTGCTGAGGACAACACTGGACTTGCTGCAGGAGAAGGATCCCGCACACATCTTTGCCGAGCCTGTCAACCTGAGTGAG GTTCCAGATTACCTGGAATTCATATCCAAGCCAATGGATTTTTCTACTATGAGGCGGAAGCTGGAGTCCCACCTGTACGGCACCTTGGAGGAGTTTGAGGAGGACTTTAACCTTATAGTTACCAACTGCATGAAGTATAATGCTAAAGACACAATTTTCCACCGAGCAGCTGTCCGCCTGCGGGACCTGGGAGGGGCCATCCTGCGGCACGCCCGGCGGCAGGCAGAGAACATCGGCTATGACCCCGAGAGGGGCACCCACCTGCCCGAGTCACCCAAATTGGAGGACTTTTACCGCTTCTCCTGGGAAGACG TGGACAACATCCTCATCCCAGAGAACCGGGCCCACTTGTCCCCAGAGGTGCAGCTGAAGGAgctgctggaaaaactggacctGGTGAGTGCCATGCGGTCCAGTGGGGCCCGGACCCGCCGTGTCCGCCTGCTACGCCGGGAGATCAATGCCCTTCGGCAGAAGCTGGCGCAGCCGCCACCACCGCAGCTGGCATCGCTAAACAAGACTGTGTCCAATGGGGAGCTGCCATCAGGGCCCCGGGGGGATGTGGCTGTGCTGGAGCAGGCCCCGCAGGAGGAGCCAGAAGACGATGGGGACAGAG ATGACTCCAAAATGCCTCCCCCACCAACCCTGGAGCCTACTGGGCCTGCGCCTTCCTTGTCTGAGCAAGAATCCCCTCCGGATCCCCCCACTCTGAAACCCATCAATGATAGCAAACCTCCAAGCCGATTCCCAAAGCCAAGAAAAGTGGAAGAAGATGAGCTTTTGGAAAAATCACCTCTGCAGCTAGGGAGCGAGCCCTTGCAACGCCTGCTCAGTGACAATGGCATTAATAGAGTGTCCCTCATGACCCCCGATACATCCCCCGCAGGTGCCCCACTCAGTGGCGTGGGCCGTCGCACATCAGTCCTCTTCAAGAAGGCCAAGAACGGGGTTAAACTACAGAGGAGCCCAGACAGGGCCCTGGAGAACGGCGAGGACCATGGCGCAGTGGGCTCTCCTGCGTCTCCCACCAGCATCGAGGATGAACAGCACTCCCGGAAGCGGCCGAGGAGCAGGAGCTGTAGTGAGAGCGAAGGGGAGAGGTCCCCCCAGCAGGGGGAAGAGACAG GTGTGACCAACGGCTTTGGAAAACACACTGAAAGCGGGTCTGACTCAGAATGTAGTTTGGGTCTCAGTGGTGGACTGGCATTTGAAGCTTGCAG TGGTCTGACACCCCCCAAACGCAGCCGAGGGAAGCCAGCCCTGTCTCGAGTGCCCTTCCTGGAAGGTGTGAATGGAGACTCTGACTACAACGGCTCAG
- the BRPF3 gene encoding bromodomain and PHD finger-containing protein 3 isoform X2: MRKPRRKSRQNAEGRRSPSPYSLKCSPTRETLTYAQAQRIVEVDIDGRLHRISIYDPLKIITEDELTAQDITECNSNKENSEQPQFPVKSKKPSSKGKKKESCSKHASGTSFHLPQPSFRMVDSGSQPEAPPLPAAYYRYIEKPPEDLDAEVEYDMDEEDLAWLDMVNEKRRVDGHSLVSADTFELLVDRLEKESYLESRSSGAQQSLIDEDAFCCVCLDDECHNSNVILFCDICNLAVHQECYGVPYIPEGQWLCRCCLQSPSRPVDCVLCPNKGGAFKQTSDGHWAHVVCAIWIPEVCFANTVFLEPIEGIDNIPPARWKLTCYICKQKGLGAAIQCHKVNCYTAFHVTCAQRAGLFMKIEPMRETSLNGTIFTVRKTAYCEAHSPPGAATARRKGDSPGSLSEAGDEEGLKEGCGEEEEKEEVEEEEEDEGQGGVGGPLKGVSKKNKMTLKQRIKKEPEEVGRDTPSTVPMVTVPQIPSYRLNKICSGLSFQRKNQFMQRLHNYWLLKRQARNGVPLIRRLHSHLQSQRNAEQREQDEKTNAVKEELKYWQKLRHDLERARLLIELIRKREKLKREQVKVQQAAMELELMPFNVLLRTTLDLLQEKDPAHIFAEPVNLSEVPDYLEFISKPMDFSTMRRKLESHLYGTLEEFEEDFNLIVTNCMKYNAKDTIFHRAAVRLRDLGGAILRHARRQAENIGYDPERGTHLPESPKLEDFYRFSWEDVDNILIPENRAHLSPEVQLKELLEKLDLVSAMRSSGARTRRVRLLRREINALRQKLAQPPPPQLASLNKTVSNGELPSGPRGDVAVLEQAPQEEPEDDGDRDDSKMPPPPTLEPTGPAPSLSEQESPPDPPTLKPINDSKPPSRFPKPRKVEEDELLEKSPLQLGSEPLQRLLSDNGINRVSLMTPDTSPAGAPLSGVGRRTSVLFKKAKNGVKLQRSPDRALENGEDHGAVGSPASPTSIEDEQHSRKRPRSRSCSESEGERSPQQGEETGVTNGFGKHTESGSDSECSLGLSGGLAFEACSGLTPPKRSRGKPALSRVPFLEGVNGDSDYNGSGRSLLMPFEDRGDLEPLELVWAKCRGYPSYPALIIDPKMPREGLLHNGVPIPVPPLDVLKLGEQKQAEAGEKLFLVLFFDNKRTWTSEKTPQQADGTGPAVPEEGRSR, translated from the exons ATGAGGAAGCCTCGCCGGAAGTCACGGCAGAATGCCGAGGGCCGGCGCTCCCCATCCCCCTATAGTCTGAAGTGCTCACCCACTCGGGAGACCCTGACATATGCCCAGGCCCAACGGATCGTCGAGGTGGACATTGATGGACGTCTGCATCGTATTAGCATCTATGACCCGCTCAAGATCATCACAGAGGATGAGTTGACTGCCCAGGATATCACCGAATGCAATAGTAACAAGGAAAACAGTGAGCAGCCTCAGTTCCCTGTCAAGTCCAAAAAACCCTCATCCAAGGGCAAGAAGAAGGAGTCCTGCTCCAAGCATGCATCCGGCACTTCCTTCCACCTCCCACAACCCAGCTTCCGCATGGTGGACTCAGGCAGTCAACCAGAAGCACCCCCGCTGCCTGCTGCCTACTACCGCTACATTGAGAAGCCACCTGAAGACCTGGATGCAGAAGTAGAATACGACATGGATGAGGAGGACCTTGCCTGGCTGGACATGGTAAATGAGAAGCGGCGAGTAGATGGGCACAGTTTGGTGTCGGCAGATACCTTTGAGCTGCTGGTGGATCGGCTTGAGAAGGAGTCATACTTGGAGAGTCGAAGCAGTGGGGCCCAACAGTCACTCATTGATGAAGATGCTTTCTGCTGTGTATGCCTGGATGACGAATGCCACAACAGCAACGTCATTCTCTTCTGTGACATCTGCAACCTGGCTGTACACCAGGAGTGCTATGGCGTCCCTTACATCCCCGAGGGCCAGTGGCTATGCCGCTGCTGTCTACAGTCTCCCTCCCGGCCTGTGGATTGCGTCCTCTGCCCCAACAAGGGTGGCGCCTTCAAACAGACCAGTGATGGGCACTGGGCCCACGTGGTGTGTGCCATCTGGATCCCTGAAGTCTGCTTTGCTAACACCGTGTTCCTGGAGCCTATTGAGGGCATCGACAACATCCCACCTGCCCGCTGGAAACTAACCTGCTATATCTGCAAGCAGAAGGGGCTGGGTGCAGCCATCCAGTGCCATAAGGTGAACTGCTACACGGCCTTCCATGTGACGTGTGCACAGCGGGCTGGGCTCTTCATGAAGATTGAGCCTATGCGTGAGACCAGCCTCAATGGCACCATCTTCACAGTGCGCAAGACCGCCTACTGTGAAGCCCACTCGCCGCCAGGTGCCGCCACTGCTAGGAGGAAGGGCGACTCCCCAGGAAGTCTCAGTGAGGCTGGGGACGAAGAAGGGCTGAAGGAAGGctgtggggaggaagaagagaaggaagaggtagaagaggaggaggaagatgaaggCCAAGGTGGGGTAGGTGGCCCCCTCAAGGGAGTGTCCAAGAAGAACAAGATGACTTTGAAGCAAAGGATCAAGAAGGAGCCAGAGGAAGTGGGCCGAGACACACCCTCCACTGTCCCCATGGTCACTGTCCCACAGATACCCTCTTACAG GTTGAACAAGATCTGTAGTGGTCTCTCCTTTCAGAGGAAAAACCAGTTCATGCAGCGGCTTCACAACTACTGGCTGTTGAAGCGGCAGGCACGGAATGGTGTCCCCCTCATACGGCGCCTGCACTCCCACCTGCAGTCCCAAAGGAATGCTGAGCAG CGGGAGCAGGACGAGAAGACAAATGCAGTGAAGGAAGAGCTGAAATACTGGCAGAAGCTCCGGCACGACTTGGAGCGGGCACGGCTGCTGATTGAGCTGATTCGGAAAAGAGAAAAGCTCAAGCGGGAGCAG GTCAAGGTCCAGCAGGCCGCCATGGAGCTGGAGCTTATGCCGTTCAACGTTCTGCTGAGGACAACACTGGACTTGCTGCAGGAGAAGGATCCCGCACACATCTTTGCCGAGCCTGTCAACCTGAGTGAG GTTCCAGATTACCTGGAATTCATATCCAAGCCAATGGATTTTTCTACTATGAGGCGGAAGCTGGAGTCCCACCTGTACGGCACCTTGGAGGAGTTTGAGGAGGACTTTAACCTTATAGTTACCAACTGCATGAAGTATAATGCTAAAGACACAATTTTCCACCGAGCAGCTGTCCGCCTGCGGGACCTGGGAGGGGCCATCCTGCGGCACGCCCGGCGGCAGGCAGAGAACATCGGCTATGACCCCGAGAGGGGCACCCACCTGCCCGAGTCACCCAAATTGGAGGACTTTTACCGCTTCTCCTGGGAAGACG TGGACAACATCCTCATCCCAGAGAACCGGGCCCACTTGTCCCCAGAGGTGCAGCTGAAGGAgctgctggaaaaactggacctGGTGAGTGCCATGCGGTCCAGTGGGGCCCGGACCCGCCGTGTCCGCCTGCTACGCCGGGAGATCAATGCCCTTCGGCAGAAGCTGGCGCAGCCGCCACCACCGCAGCTGGCATCGCTAAACAAGACTGTGTCCAATGGGGAGCTGCCATCAGGGCCCCGGGGGGATGTGGCTGTGCTGGAGCAGGCCCCGCAGGAGGAGCCAGAAGACGATGGGGACAGAG ATGACTCCAAAATGCCTCCCCCACCAACCCTGGAGCCTACTGGGCCTGCGCCTTCCTTGTCTGAGCAAGAATCCCCTCCGGATCCCCCCACTCTGAAACCCATCAATGATAGCAAACCTCCAAGCCGATTCCCAAAGCCAAGAAAAGTGGAAGAAGATGAGCTTTTGGAAAAATCACCTCTGCAGCTAGGGAGCGAGCCCTTGCAACGCCTGCTCAGTGACAATGGCATTAATAGAGTGTCCCTCATGACCCCCGATACATCCCCCGCAGGTGCCCCACTCAGTGGCGTGGGCCGTCGCACATCAGTCCTCTTCAAGAAGGCCAAGAACGGGGTTAAACTACAGAGGAGCCCAGACAGGGCCCTGGAGAACGGCGAGGACCATGGCGCAGTGGGCTCTCCTGCGTCTCCCACCAGCATCGAGGATGAACAGCACTCCCGGAAGCGGCCGAGGAGCAGGAGCTGTAGTGAGAGCGAAGGGGAGAGGTCCCCCCAGCAGGGGGAAGAGACAG GTGTGACCAACGGCTTTGGAAAACACACTGAAAGCGGGTCTGACTCAGAATGTAGTTTGGGTCTCAGTGGTGGACTGGCATTTGAAGCTTGCAG TGGTCTGACACCCCCCAAACGCAGCCGAGGGAAGCCAGCCCTGTCTCGAGTGCCCTTCCTGGAAGGTGTGAATGGAGACTCTGACTACAACGGCTCAG gcagaaGCCTCCTGATGCCCTTTGAAGACCGTGGAGACCTGGAGCCCCTGGAGCTGGTGTGGGCCAAGTGCCGAGGTTATCCCTCCTACCCCGCCTTG